The Maylandia zebra isolate NMK-2024a linkage group LG4, Mzebra_GT3a, whole genome shotgun sequence genome includes a window with the following:
- the fbf1 gene encoding fas-binding factor 1 homolog isoform X4 — MYSTLAQEIKMDGADTEDSDVSAADPSDILKSMKDMDDMDADLFASKKKPSSAPAQTKPLVSKGPKKDSAVLESNAKPEGADEPTKEGKKPNSAPLSSARSYKKFTFSDSGGEDEGVAQTSYAKDLDDPLDDLLPGDSKPDLKSSFSKPEKSVPSPSASPILKNETTKATKKGELTFEDDKDDLMDTLGFDSNKNNPKKKETPLWSPKERADAPQRPRTRIDEILESFTSPRLLERPPTGERKDELQSQEKPQQEKTSAGREPRLDDDLTFGSYQPTLGSTSEGRQSRRQSVRFSTEDMSVSTPEKKPKPTTPTSSRQRNSADWLGLKTEDEPVYLEEGIDKTKNPAEASKSPSSPLLERKPSFTGSHSTSVAKTPEESSAPADNTIKQAKPEVSKTQRKEGDDEDDWLAGALSRRKALSALNTEAKPSKQEESFTDFSVSKQVTSQTPKSREDTLPSIKETSDTFPGRLGPAAHSTPVREERSNHVNEYTPTGECYLPSTLASSPPNPLHPSALSSPYHSVYSASDTDPLLASAVSISQPQLQSKPHHFPSSTRSKVLTEPTQASNETLQQLPLPSPLSAALPGTMWYPQQNATLNTSAAFPQQASFSADSLQQLLLQNQLMQTQLLGLGGVVDAGLLRRLKEKEQPADYQALQARVIQLEGQVKTLQLERDQSQMILESMQQRHKQDMELLENAHKGRVKLLEDSVAQRETQARHECEDLMERLATVTRAAEKERSELQAQYQRKMAQAQQERDCEVERLRDLQRKSILEMKRDYEDQIHRLKRLKEEEIDAVTSATSQTRSVAGVIERMEQFSSRLGELSSRVESTHEHTAHGLEQEARHRDEQLRTMQGHLAQQQKAMAEEKAYLKDIISRMDTQLKEQQRQLEKERWKMTAEQAKAESTQRSLEEERCVLTTQISVEREELERAKSALLEEQKSVMQHCADERRKLAAEWALFHAQEKQRHERAEREVSSLLEKREGSIISLAQEQADLKLRTAELKQKELAVAREREALEELREELDREKERLSSTALRLKTRAQEVEAFSKLAAEKYEEGERALQEAKRLEAEHEARLRNIHTQTEHLRQQEQRILKEQIRLSHLHKDTQRLGQNPPLTPLPQIIAPVLPDSVSELPATLNVPPPVSFTSSQSMALQANLALWRYTAEKDREYLQEEQFFLENLKKKSYRSFSTD; from the exons ATGTATAG CACGCTAGCACAGGAGATAAAAATGGATGGTGCGGACACTGAG GACTCGGATGTGTCAGCGGCTGATCCCAGCGACATACTCAAGAGCATGAAG GACATGGACGACATGGACGCTGACCTCTTTGCATCAAAGAAGAAGCCCAGTTCGGCTCCCGCGCAAACAAAGCCACTTGTTAGCAAAGGACCAAAGAAAGACTCTGCTGTGCTCGAGAGTAATGCAAAACCAGAGGGAGCAG atGAACCCACCAAAGAGGGGAAGAAGCCGAACTCTGCACCTTTATCCTCAGCGCGGAGTTATAAGAAGTTCACCTTCTCTG ACAGTGGTGGTGAGGATGAAGGTGTTGCTCAGACTTCGTACGCTAAAG ATCTAGACGACCCCCTGGATGATTTGCTTCCAGGTGACTCAAAGCCTGACTTGAAATCTAGCTTCTccaaacctgaaaaatctgtgcCATCTCCTTCAGCATCTCCCATTCTAAAGAATGAAACGA CTAAGGCAACAAAGAAAGGCGAGCTCACGTTTGAGGATGATAAGGATGACCTAATGGATACACTCGGATTTGACAGCAATAAAAACAATCCCAAGAAAAAAGAGACACCGCTTTGGTCTCCCAAGGAAAG AGCCGACGCCCCTCAGAGACCTCGTACCAGAATTGATGAGATTCTGGAGAGTTTCACGTCACCGCGTCTTCTGGAGCGACCACCAACGGGCGAGAGGAAGGACGAGCTTCAGTCTCAAGAAAAGCCGCAACAGGAGAAGACGTCTGCTGGGAGAG AGCCTCGTTTAGATGATGACCTCACATTTGGATCCTATCAGCCCACACTGGGATCCACTTCTGAAGGGCGTCAGTCTCGTAGACAGTCTGTCAG ATTTTCTACTGAGGACATGAGTGTGTCTACGCCAGAAAAGAAGCCAAAGCCCACCACTCCCACATCTTCTCGACAACGCAACTCAGCTGACTGGCTGGGCCTCAAGACAGAAGATGAGCCGGTCTATCTAGAGGAGGGCATCGATAAGACAAAGAATCCAGCAGAGGCTTCAAAGAGCCCCTCGTCTCCTTTACTGGAAAGAAAGCCCTCATTCACTGGTAGCCATTCCACATCTGTTGCAAAAACACCAGAAGAGAGCTCAGCCCCCGCTGACAATACCATTAAACAGGCCAAGCCTGAGGTTTCTAAGACCCAGAGGAAAGAAGGGGATGATGAGGATGACTGGTTAGCTGGGGCACTGAGCAGGAGGAAAGCTCTGTCCGCGTTAAACACAGAGGCAAAACCATCCAAGCAGGAAGAGTCTTTCACTGACTTCAGTGTTAG TAAACAAGTAACGTCACAAACTCCCAAAAGCAGAGAAGACACGCTTCCTTCAATCAAAGAAACGAG TGACACTTTTCCCGGACGCCTCGGTCCTGCTGCTCATTCCACGCCTGTCAGAGAAGAAAGGTCTAATCATG TTAACGAGTATACACCCACAGGCGAGTGTTACCTCCCCTCCACCTTAGCATCATCCCCACCAAACCCACTCCATCCATCAGCTCTTAGTTCGCCTTATCATTCAGTTTACTCTGCTAGCGATACTGATCCCTTGTTAGCCTCTGCTGTTAGCATTAGCCAGCCTCAGCTTCAGTCCAAACCCCACCACTTCCCATCCAGTACAAGATCCAAGGTGCTAACAGAGCCCACTCAGGCTTCAAATGAAACCTTGCAACAACTGCCTTTGCCCAGCCCCCTGTCTGCTGCACTGCCCGGCACAATGTGGT aTCCGCAGCAAAATGCAACGCTAAACACATCAGCTGCTTTCCCACAACAG GCATCATTTTCAGCCGACagtctgcagcagctgcttcTCCAAAACCAG CTGATGCAGACTCAGTTGCTGGGCCTAGGCGGTGTGGTTGATGCGGGACTCCTGCGGCgacttaaagaaaaagaacaacctGCAGACTATCAAGCTTTACAGGCCCGCGTCATCCAGTTGGAGGGACAG GTCAAGACTTTGCAGCTGGAGCGAGACCAAAGCCAAATGATACTGGAGAGCATGCAGCAGCGGCACAAACAGGATATGGAGCTCCTGGAGAACGCACACAA AGGTCGTGTGAAACTGCTCGAGGATTCGGTTGCCCAGCGGGAGACTCAAGCGCGACATGAGTGCGAAGACCTGATGGAACGCCTGGCAACGGTAACGCGAGCGGCTGAGAAGGAACGCTCAGAGCTTCAGGCTCAGTACCAGCGGAAAATGGCCCAGGCCCAGCAGGAAAGAGACTGTGAGGTGGAGAGACTCAGAGACCTTCAGAG AAAATCTATCTTGGAGATGAAGAGAGACTATGAGGATCAGATCCACAGGCTGAAGAGGCTAAAGGAAGAAGAGATCGATGCTGTTACAAGCGCAACATCTCAGACCAG GTCCGTGGCAGGGGTGATTGAAAGGATGGAGCAGTTCTCCTCACGGCTTGGAGAGCTTTCCTCTCGGGTGGAGAGCACGCACGAACACACCGCTCACGGCCTGGAGCAGGAGGCACGGCACAGAGACGAGCAGCTTCGAa CAATGCAGGGTCATCTGGCCCAGCAGCAGAAAGCCATGGCAGAGGAGAAAGCGTACCTGAAGGACATTATTTCCAGGATGGACACTCAGCTTAAAGAGCAGCAGAGACAGCTTGAGAAG GAGCGCTGGAAGATGACAGCAGAGCAGGCCAAAGCCGAGTCAACCCAAAGAAGCCTGGAGGAAGAGCGGTGTGTCCTCACCACGCAGATCAGCGTGGAGCGAGAGGAGCTGGAGAGAGCCAAG agCGCGTTACTGGAGGAGCAgaagtcagtgatgcagcactgCGCGGATGAGAGGAGGAAGCTGGCGGCCGAGTGGGCACTCTTCCACGCCCAGGAGAAGCAGAGGCATGAGAGGGCTGAGCGTGAGGTCAGCAGTCTGTTGGAGAAGAGGGAGGGCTCCATCATAAGTCTGGCACAG GAGCAAGCTGACTTGAAGCTTCGCACGGCCGAGCTGAAACAGAAGGAACTTGCTGTGGCACGGGAGCGAGAGGCTCTGGAAGAACTTAGAGAAGAGctggacagagagaaagaaagactaAGCAGCACGGCCCTGAGACTCAAAACACGAGCCCAGGAGGTCGAGGCATTCAGCAAG CTCGCGGCAGAGAAGTATGAGGAGGGGGAACGAGCGTTGCAGGAGGCGAAACGATTGGAGGCGGAGCACGAGGCGCGACTGAGAAATATTCACACCCAAACAGAGCACCTGAGGCAACAGGAGCAACGGATTTTAAAG GAGCAAATACGATTAAGTCACCTGCATAAGGATACACAGAGGCTGGGGCAAAACCCTCCTCTTACACCTCTACCACAAATTATTGCCCCCGTTTTACCAG ACTCAGTTTCAGAGCTGCCTGCAACCCTAAATGTTCCTCCTCCAGTTTCATTTACCAGCTCTCAGTCTATGGCACTTCAGGCCAATCTGGCTCTGTGGAGATATACTGCAGAAAAG GACCGTGAATACCTACAAGAGGAGCAGTTCTTTCTAGAAAATCTGAAAAAGAAATCTTACAGATCTTTCAGCACAGATTGA
- the fbf1 gene encoding fas-binding factor 1 homolog isoform X1, whose translation MATKPKGKASKSSFRDDLLDSLLDDDKQPVRTKASHDGPMYSTLAQEIKMDGADTEDSDVSAADPSDILKSMKDMDDMDADLFASKKKPSSAPAQTKPLVSKGPKKDSAVLESNAKPEGADEPTKEGKKPNSAPLSSARSYKKFTFSDSGGEDEGVAQTSYAKDLDDPLDDLLPGDSKPDLKSSFSKPEKSVPSPSASPILKNETTKATKKGELTFEDDKDDLMDTLGFDSNKNNPKKKETPLWSPKERADAPQRPRTRIDEILESFTSPRLLERPPTGERKDELQSQEKPQQEKTSAGREPRLDDDLTFGSYQPTLGSTSEGRQSRRQSVRFSTEDMSVSTPEKKPKPTTPTSSRQRNSADWLGLKTEDEPVYLEEGIDKTKNPAEASKSPSSPLLERKPSFTGSHSTSVAKTPEESSAPADNTIKQAKPEVSKTQRKEGDDEDDWLAGALSRRKALSALNTEAKPSKQEESFTDFSVSKQVTSQTPKSREDTLPSIKETSDTFPGRLGPAAHSTPVREERSNHVNEYTPTGECYLPSTLASSPPNPLHPSALSSPYHSVYSASDTDPLLASAVSISQPQLQSKPHHFPSSTRSKVLTEPTQASNETLQQLPLPSPLSAALPGTMWYPQQNATLNTSAAFPQQASFSADSLQQLLLQNQLMQTQLLGLGGVVDAGLLRRLKEKEQPADYQALQARVIQLEGQVKTLQLERDQSQMILESMQQRHKQDMELLENAHKGRVKLLEDSVAQRETQARHECEDLMERLATVTRAAEKERSELQAQYQRKMAQAQQERDCEVERLRDLQRKSILEMKRDYEDQIHRLKRLKEEEIDAVTSATSQTRSVAGVIERMEQFSSRLGELSSRVESTHEHTAHGLEQEARHRDEQLRTMQGHLAQQQKAMAEEKAYLKDIISRMDTQLKEQQRQLEKERWKMTAEQAKAESTQRSLEEERCVLTTQISVEREELERAKSALLEEQKSVMQHCADERRKLAAEWALFHAQEKQRHERAEREVSSLLEKREGSIISLAQEQADLKLRTAELKQKELAVAREREALEELREELDREKERLSSTALRLKTRAQEVEAFSKLAAEKYEEGERALQEAKRLEAEHEARLRNIHTQTEHLRQQEQRILKEQIRLSHLHKDTQRLGQNPPLTPLPQIIAPVLPDSVSELPATLNVPPPVSFTSSQSMALQANLALWRYTAEKDREYLQEEQFFLENLKKKSYRSFSTD comes from the exons ATG GCTACAAAGCCGAAGGGGAAAGCCTCGAAAA GTTCATTCAGGGATGATTTGCTTGACAGCTTGCTTGATGATGACA AGCAGCCAGTAAGGACGAAAGCATCACACGATGGACCTATGTATAG CACGCTAGCACAGGAGATAAAAATGGATGGTGCGGACACTGAG GACTCGGATGTGTCAGCGGCTGATCCCAGCGACATACTCAAGAGCATGAAG GACATGGACGACATGGACGCTGACCTCTTTGCATCAAAGAAGAAGCCCAGTTCGGCTCCCGCGCAAACAAAGCCACTTGTTAGCAAAGGACCAAAGAAAGACTCTGCTGTGCTCGAGAGTAATGCAAAACCAGAGGGAGCAG atGAACCCACCAAAGAGGGGAAGAAGCCGAACTCTGCACCTTTATCCTCAGCGCGGAGTTATAAGAAGTTCACCTTCTCTG ACAGTGGTGGTGAGGATGAAGGTGTTGCTCAGACTTCGTACGCTAAAG ATCTAGACGACCCCCTGGATGATTTGCTTCCAGGTGACTCAAAGCCTGACTTGAAATCTAGCTTCTccaaacctgaaaaatctgtgcCATCTCCTTCAGCATCTCCCATTCTAAAGAATGAAACGA CTAAGGCAACAAAGAAAGGCGAGCTCACGTTTGAGGATGATAAGGATGACCTAATGGATACACTCGGATTTGACAGCAATAAAAACAATCCCAAGAAAAAAGAGACACCGCTTTGGTCTCCCAAGGAAAG AGCCGACGCCCCTCAGAGACCTCGTACCAGAATTGATGAGATTCTGGAGAGTTTCACGTCACCGCGTCTTCTGGAGCGACCACCAACGGGCGAGAGGAAGGACGAGCTTCAGTCTCAAGAAAAGCCGCAACAGGAGAAGACGTCTGCTGGGAGAG AGCCTCGTTTAGATGATGACCTCACATTTGGATCCTATCAGCCCACACTGGGATCCACTTCTGAAGGGCGTCAGTCTCGTAGACAGTCTGTCAG ATTTTCTACTGAGGACATGAGTGTGTCTACGCCAGAAAAGAAGCCAAAGCCCACCACTCCCACATCTTCTCGACAACGCAACTCAGCTGACTGGCTGGGCCTCAAGACAGAAGATGAGCCGGTCTATCTAGAGGAGGGCATCGATAAGACAAAGAATCCAGCAGAGGCTTCAAAGAGCCCCTCGTCTCCTTTACTGGAAAGAAAGCCCTCATTCACTGGTAGCCATTCCACATCTGTTGCAAAAACACCAGAAGAGAGCTCAGCCCCCGCTGACAATACCATTAAACAGGCCAAGCCTGAGGTTTCTAAGACCCAGAGGAAAGAAGGGGATGATGAGGATGACTGGTTAGCTGGGGCACTGAGCAGGAGGAAAGCTCTGTCCGCGTTAAACACAGAGGCAAAACCATCCAAGCAGGAAGAGTCTTTCACTGACTTCAGTGTTAG TAAACAAGTAACGTCACAAACTCCCAAAAGCAGAGAAGACACGCTTCCTTCAATCAAAGAAACGAG TGACACTTTTCCCGGACGCCTCGGTCCTGCTGCTCATTCCACGCCTGTCAGAGAAGAAAGGTCTAATCATG TTAACGAGTATACACCCACAGGCGAGTGTTACCTCCCCTCCACCTTAGCATCATCCCCACCAAACCCACTCCATCCATCAGCTCTTAGTTCGCCTTATCATTCAGTTTACTCTGCTAGCGATACTGATCCCTTGTTAGCCTCTGCTGTTAGCATTAGCCAGCCTCAGCTTCAGTCCAAACCCCACCACTTCCCATCCAGTACAAGATCCAAGGTGCTAACAGAGCCCACTCAGGCTTCAAATGAAACCTTGCAACAACTGCCTTTGCCCAGCCCCCTGTCTGCTGCACTGCCCGGCACAATGTGGT aTCCGCAGCAAAATGCAACGCTAAACACATCAGCTGCTTTCCCACAACAG GCATCATTTTCAGCCGACagtctgcagcagctgcttcTCCAAAACCAG CTGATGCAGACTCAGTTGCTGGGCCTAGGCGGTGTGGTTGATGCGGGACTCCTGCGGCgacttaaagaaaaagaacaacctGCAGACTATCAAGCTTTACAGGCCCGCGTCATCCAGTTGGAGGGACAG GTCAAGACTTTGCAGCTGGAGCGAGACCAAAGCCAAATGATACTGGAGAGCATGCAGCAGCGGCACAAACAGGATATGGAGCTCCTGGAGAACGCACACAA AGGTCGTGTGAAACTGCTCGAGGATTCGGTTGCCCAGCGGGAGACTCAAGCGCGACATGAGTGCGAAGACCTGATGGAACGCCTGGCAACGGTAACGCGAGCGGCTGAGAAGGAACGCTCAGAGCTTCAGGCTCAGTACCAGCGGAAAATGGCCCAGGCCCAGCAGGAAAGAGACTGTGAGGTGGAGAGACTCAGAGACCTTCAGAG AAAATCTATCTTGGAGATGAAGAGAGACTATGAGGATCAGATCCACAGGCTGAAGAGGCTAAAGGAAGAAGAGATCGATGCTGTTACAAGCGCAACATCTCAGACCAG GTCCGTGGCAGGGGTGATTGAAAGGATGGAGCAGTTCTCCTCACGGCTTGGAGAGCTTTCCTCTCGGGTGGAGAGCACGCACGAACACACCGCTCACGGCCTGGAGCAGGAGGCACGGCACAGAGACGAGCAGCTTCGAa CAATGCAGGGTCATCTGGCCCAGCAGCAGAAAGCCATGGCAGAGGAGAAAGCGTACCTGAAGGACATTATTTCCAGGATGGACACTCAGCTTAAAGAGCAGCAGAGACAGCTTGAGAAG GAGCGCTGGAAGATGACAGCAGAGCAGGCCAAAGCCGAGTCAACCCAAAGAAGCCTGGAGGAAGAGCGGTGTGTCCTCACCACGCAGATCAGCGTGGAGCGAGAGGAGCTGGAGAGAGCCAAG agCGCGTTACTGGAGGAGCAgaagtcagtgatgcagcactgCGCGGATGAGAGGAGGAAGCTGGCGGCCGAGTGGGCACTCTTCCACGCCCAGGAGAAGCAGAGGCATGAGAGGGCTGAGCGTGAGGTCAGCAGTCTGTTGGAGAAGAGGGAGGGCTCCATCATAAGTCTGGCACAG GAGCAAGCTGACTTGAAGCTTCGCACGGCCGAGCTGAAACAGAAGGAACTTGCTGTGGCACGGGAGCGAGAGGCTCTGGAAGAACTTAGAGAAGAGctggacagagagaaagaaagactaAGCAGCACGGCCCTGAGACTCAAAACACGAGCCCAGGAGGTCGAGGCATTCAGCAAG CTCGCGGCAGAGAAGTATGAGGAGGGGGAACGAGCGTTGCAGGAGGCGAAACGATTGGAGGCGGAGCACGAGGCGCGACTGAGAAATATTCACACCCAAACAGAGCACCTGAGGCAACAGGAGCAACGGATTTTAAAG GAGCAAATACGATTAAGTCACCTGCATAAGGATACACAGAGGCTGGGGCAAAACCCTCCTCTTACACCTCTACCACAAATTATTGCCCCCGTTTTACCAG ACTCAGTTTCAGAGCTGCCTGCAACCCTAAATGTTCCTCCTCCAGTTTCATTTACCAGCTCTCAGTCTATGGCACTTCAGGCCAATCTGGCTCTGTGGAGATATACTGCAGAAAAG GACCGTGAATACCTACAAGAGGAGCAGTTCTTTCTAGAAAATCTGAAAAAGAAATCTTACAGATCTTTCAGCACAGATTGA
- the fbf1 gene encoding fas-binding factor 1 homolog isoform X3, with the protein MICLTACLMMTPVRTKASHDGPMYSTLAQEIKMDGADTEDSDVSAADPSDILKSMKDMDDMDADLFASKKKPSSAPAQTKPLVSKGPKKDSAVLESNAKPEGADEPTKEGKKPNSAPLSSARSYKKFTFSDSGGEDEGVAQTSYAKDLDDPLDDLLPGDSKPDLKSSFSKPEKSVPSPSASPILKNETTKATKKGELTFEDDKDDLMDTLGFDSNKNNPKKKETPLWSPKERADAPQRPRTRIDEILESFTSPRLLERPPTGERKDELQSQEKPQQEKTSAGREPRLDDDLTFGSYQPTLGSTSEGRQSRRQSVRFSTEDMSVSTPEKKPKPTTPTSSRQRNSADWLGLKTEDEPVYLEEGIDKTKNPAEASKSPSSPLLERKPSFTGSHSTSVAKTPEESSAPADNTIKQAKPEVSKTQRKEGDDEDDWLAGALSRRKALSALNTEAKPSKQEESFTDFSVSKQVTSQTPKSREDTLPSIKETSDTFPGRLGPAAHSTPVREERSNHVNEYTPTGECYLPSTLASSPPNPLHPSALSSPYHSVYSASDTDPLLASAVSISQPQLQSKPHHFPSSTRSKVLTEPTQASNETLQQLPLPSPLSAALPGTMWYPQQNATLNTSAAFPQQASFSADSLQQLLLQNQLMQTQLLGLGGVVDAGLLRRLKEKEQPADYQALQARVIQLEGQVKTLQLERDQSQMILESMQQRHKQDMELLENAHKGRVKLLEDSVAQRETQARHECEDLMERLATVTRAAEKERSELQAQYQRKMAQAQQERDCEVERLRDLQRKSILEMKRDYEDQIHRLKRLKEEEIDAVTSATSQTRSVAGVIERMEQFSSRLGELSSRVESTHEHTAHGLEQEARHRDEQLRTMQGHLAQQQKAMAEEKAYLKDIISRMDTQLKEQQRQLEKERWKMTAEQAKAESTQRSLEEERCVLTTQISVEREELERAKSALLEEQKSVMQHCADERRKLAAEWALFHAQEKQRHERAEREVSSLLEKREGSIISLAQEQADLKLRTAELKQKELAVAREREALEELREELDREKERLSSTALRLKTRAQEVEAFSKLAAEKYEEGERALQEAKRLEAEHEARLRNIHTQTEHLRQQEQRILKEQIRLSHLHKDTQRLGQNPPLTPLPQIIAPVLPDSVSELPATLNVPPPVSFTSSQSMALQANLALWRYTAEKDREYLQEEQFFLENLKKKSYRSFSTD; encoded by the exons ATGATTTGCTTGACAGCTTGCTTGATGATGACA CCAGTAAGGACGAAAGCATCACACGATGGACCTATGTATAG CACGCTAGCACAGGAGATAAAAATGGATGGTGCGGACACTGAG GACTCGGATGTGTCAGCGGCTGATCCCAGCGACATACTCAAGAGCATGAAG GACATGGACGACATGGACGCTGACCTCTTTGCATCAAAGAAGAAGCCCAGTTCGGCTCCCGCGCAAACAAAGCCACTTGTTAGCAAAGGACCAAAGAAAGACTCTGCTGTGCTCGAGAGTAATGCAAAACCAGAGGGAGCAG atGAACCCACCAAAGAGGGGAAGAAGCCGAACTCTGCACCTTTATCCTCAGCGCGGAGTTATAAGAAGTTCACCTTCTCTG ACAGTGGTGGTGAGGATGAAGGTGTTGCTCAGACTTCGTACGCTAAAG ATCTAGACGACCCCCTGGATGATTTGCTTCCAGGTGACTCAAAGCCTGACTTGAAATCTAGCTTCTccaaacctgaaaaatctgtgcCATCTCCTTCAGCATCTCCCATTCTAAAGAATGAAACGA CTAAGGCAACAAAGAAAGGCGAGCTCACGTTTGAGGATGATAAGGATGACCTAATGGATACACTCGGATTTGACAGCAATAAAAACAATCCCAAGAAAAAAGAGACACCGCTTTGGTCTCCCAAGGAAAG AGCCGACGCCCCTCAGAGACCTCGTACCAGAATTGATGAGATTCTGGAGAGTTTCACGTCACCGCGTCTTCTGGAGCGACCACCAACGGGCGAGAGGAAGGACGAGCTTCAGTCTCAAGAAAAGCCGCAACAGGAGAAGACGTCTGCTGGGAGAG AGCCTCGTTTAGATGATGACCTCACATTTGGATCCTATCAGCCCACACTGGGATCCACTTCTGAAGGGCGTCAGTCTCGTAGACAGTCTGTCAG ATTTTCTACTGAGGACATGAGTGTGTCTACGCCAGAAAAGAAGCCAAAGCCCACCACTCCCACATCTTCTCGACAACGCAACTCAGCTGACTGGCTGGGCCTCAAGACAGAAGATGAGCCGGTCTATCTAGAGGAGGGCATCGATAAGACAAAGAATCCAGCAGAGGCTTCAAAGAGCCCCTCGTCTCCTTTACTGGAAAGAAAGCCCTCATTCACTGGTAGCCATTCCACATCTGTTGCAAAAACACCAGAAGAGAGCTCAGCCCCCGCTGACAATACCATTAAACAGGCCAAGCCTGAGGTTTCTAAGACCCAGAGGAAAGAAGGGGATGATGAGGATGACTGGTTAGCTGGGGCACTGAGCAGGAGGAAAGCTCTGTCCGCGTTAAACACAGAGGCAAAACCATCCAAGCAGGAAGAGTCTTTCACTGACTTCAGTGTTAG TAAACAAGTAACGTCACAAACTCCCAAAAGCAGAGAAGACACGCTTCCTTCAATCAAAGAAACGAG TGACACTTTTCCCGGACGCCTCGGTCCTGCTGCTCATTCCACGCCTGTCAGAGAAGAAAGGTCTAATCATG TTAACGAGTATACACCCACAGGCGAGTGTTACCTCCCCTCCACCTTAGCATCATCCCCACCAAACCCACTCCATCCATCAGCTCTTAGTTCGCCTTATCATTCAGTTTACTCTGCTAGCGATACTGATCCCTTGTTAGCCTCTGCTGTTAGCATTAGCCAGCCTCAGCTTCAGTCCAAACCCCACCACTTCCCATCCAGTACAAGATCCAAGGTGCTAACAGAGCCCACTCAGGCTTCAAATGAAACCTTGCAACAACTGCCTTTGCCCAGCCCCCTGTCTGCTGCACTGCCCGGCACAATGTGGT aTCCGCAGCAAAATGCAACGCTAAACACATCAGCTGCTTTCCCACAACAG GCATCATTTTCAGCCGACagtctgcagcagctgcttcTCCAAAACCAG CTGATGCAGACTCAGTTGCTGGGCCTAGGCGGTGTGGTTGATGCGGGACTCCTGCGGCgacttaaagaaaaagaacaacctGCAGACTATCAAGCTTTACAGGCCCGCGTCATCCAGTTGGAGGGACAG GTCAAGACTTTGCAGCTGGAGCGAGACCAAAGCCAAATGATACTGGAGAGCATGCAGCAGCGGCACAAACAGGATATGGAGCTCCTGGAGAACGCACACAA AGGTCGTGTGAAACTGCTCGAGGATTCGGTTGCCCAGCGGGAGACTCAAGCGCGACATGAGTGCGAAGACCTGATGGAACGCCTGGCAACGGTAACGCGAGCGGCTGAGAAGGAACGCTCAGAGCTTCAGGCTCAGTACCAGCGGAAAATGGCCCAGGCCCAGCAGGAAAGAGACTGTGAGGTGGAGAGACTCAGAGACCTTCAGAG AAAATCTATCTTGGAGATGAAGAGAGACTATGAGGATCAGATCCACAGGCTGAAGAGGCTAAAGGAAGAAGAGATCGATGCTGTTACAAGCGCAACATCTCAGACCAG GTCCGTGGCAGGGGTGATTGAAAGGATGGAGCAGTTCTCCTCACGGCTTGGAGAGCTTTCCTCTCGGGTGGAGAGCACGCACGAACACACCGCTCACGGCCTGGAGCAGGAGGCACGGCACAGAGACGAGCAGCTTCGAa CAATGCAGGGTCATCTGGCCCAGCAGCAGAAAGCCATGGCAGAGGAGAAAGCGTACCTGAAGGACATTATTTCCAGGATGGACACTCAGCTTAAAGAGCAGCAGAGACAGCTTGAGAAG GAGCGCTGGAAGATGACAGCAGAGCAGGCCAAAGCCGAGTCAACCCAAAGAAGCCTGGAGGAAGAGCGGTGTGTCCTCACCACGCAGATCAGCGTGGAGCGAGAGGAGCTGGAGAGAGCCAAG agCGCGTTACTGGAGGAGCAgaagtcagtgatgcagcactgCGCGGATGAGAGGAGGAAGCTGGCGGCCGAGTGGGCACTCTTCCACGCCCAGGAGAAGCAGAGGCATGAGAGGGCTGAGCGTGAGGTCAGCAGTCTGTTGGAGAAGAGGGAGGGCTCCATCATAAGTCTGGCACAG GAGCAAGCTGACTTGAAGCTTCGCACGGCCGAGCTGAAACAGAAGGAACTTGCTGTGGCACGGGAGCGAGAGGCTCTGGAAGAACTTAGAGAAGAGctggacagagagaaagaaagactaAGCAGCACGGCCCTGAGACTCAAAACACGAGCCCAGGAGGTCGAGGCATTCAGCAAG CTCGCGGCAGAGAAGTATGAGGAGGGGGAACGAGCGTTGCAGGAGGCGAAACGATTGGAGGCGGAGCACGAGGCGCGACTGAGAAATATTCACACCCAAACAGAGCACCTGAGGCAACAGGAGCAACGGATTTTAAAG GAGCAAATACGATTAAGTCACCTGCATAAGGATACACAGAGGCTGGGGCAAAACCCTCCTCTTACACCTCTACCACAAATTATTGCCCCCGTTTTACCAG ACTCAGTTTCAGAGCTGCCTGCAACCCTAAATGTTCCTCCTCCAGTTTCATTTACCAGCTCTCAGTCTATGGCACTTCAGGCCAATCTGGCTCTGTGGAGATATACTGCAGAAAAG GACCGTGAATACCTACAAGAGGAGCAGTTCTTTCTAGAAAATCTGAAAAAGAAATCTTACAGATCTTTCAGCACAGATTGA